The genomic interval ACGGTCAGCACGGAAGTATGCACGAGCAGTCTTGCTGAAGTTGTAGTTCACGCCCATACCCTTCAAGCTACGGTCGTAAGCGCTGGTCGCGACTTGGTCGGTAACTTTGGCCACTTGACCCAACACGTCCCATTGACCCATAGTGTACGTAGCGCCAATTTGTGAGCTTTTACCCTTGAAAGAGTCATTGCTAGATTTGAATTGACCCAAACCAGCGTGCAACTTCAAAGCTGGCAACACAGCGTAAGTAGCGCCCAACAAATTTTGGGTGCTAGTCAAGTTAGCGCCGATAGTTGTAGAAGTTCCAGCAGTTGGGTTAGTTGTACTCATGTTGTATGTCACAACGTTGTTTTCACCAGTTGAGTACTTGATGCTGCTGTACATCGCGTCGATAGGACCTTGGGTATAACGCAAAGCGAATTCTTTAACTCCAACGGTATTGCCTGACTTGGTAGAAGTCGTTTGGTTATCGTTCTTAGGTGTGTAGCTCAAATGACCGCTGAAGCCAGAGAACACAGGTGAAGAGTACTGCAGTGTGTTGTTGATACGGATGGAGCGAATACCAGCGTGGGCCTTAGCGTCGGCGGCTTCAGAAGCAGAAGCAACACCAATTTGGTCTGTAGCGCTAGTACCAACGCCGTTTGCGATCGAGAAGTTAGAGCTGTATGAAGATCCAATAGCTGTCGAGAAAGCAGGAGCAGCAACGGCTGTGGCGTTGGTCAATGTGAAGCTGTTTGGTGTACCCAAACGCACAGTGCCGTACTTGGCGCTGGTCACATCCAAGAAGCTTTGGCTGTTAGCGAAACCGCTACGTTGAGCGTTTGCGTATGTAGCTGTTTGAGATGCACCACCCAAGTCGTTCCAGTCGGTGTTTACAGAGCCACCAACAGACAATCCGTTACCGAGGTCTTCACGGACTTTAATACCGATGGTAGTTGTACCAGCGTTAGAACCAACAGACTTGGCATCTTTAGTATTGTCAGTGTTGTTCACAACTGTGTAAGCGCGGTCAAAGTAGCCGTCGATCACGACTGAAGATTGAGCAAAAGCGCCAGTAGCGGCGAGTGCTGCGATAGCAACGAGGGTTATTGCCACTGCTAAGCCATCTGATGAATTAAGTCTCTGTCAGGGTTCATGATTTTTCCTAGGATTTGCGTGTTCATAACTTTCCAGAGTTACGAACTACGTACACCCTTCACCCTTGTTTTGAAAAATCAAAAATGCTCACCCAAACCCCAGCCAACGAAGATTATTTTTTTATTCCGAAGGCACGCAATTCGCCCATCAAGCAGAGTTTTTCTCTAGTGCAAGGGCTGCCCGAAAAACTCAAGATTTTTCGAATCGCGGGAAGTAAGTATTGGCAGGTGCGTTTTTTCAACCACGGCAAGTACATTGCTAAAAGTTTGAAAACGACAGAGAAGCGAGAGGCTGAGTTGTTAGCGCAGCATTTTTATGCGGATCTAAAAATGCGTGGTGTTGTGAATGAACGAGGCGTTCTGCCAGTGTTGGATGAGATGTCAGCCTACATAGAAAATCAGCGGCTTTTGCATGATTTGATTCAAGAGGTGTTGGCGACTGAGCAAGAGCGTTTGTGTCGAGATGAGATCACGCTGGGGTCATTTTTGATGACCAAAGGTCGTTTGGAAGGGTTGGTGTTTGACTTCTTAAAGACTTGCACTTTGAGGCAAATCAAGACCGAAACGATGGAGGCATTCGTTAGTTTTTTAACTGAGAAAAAGCTGGCGCCGCCAACAATTGTTGGCTACATCGCGTTGATGAGAAAGCTGTTGCGCTTGTTGCTGCGTAAAGAGTTGATCGATAAACATCCGCTATTTCCAAAGATCAAATCACCACCCAATTCGCGTGGCGCGTTCACGGTGACCGAATACCGCGCTATTTTGAGGAGAGCGAAGACGCTTCGAGGTGTAGCGTTTACGAATTGGGGTGATGGCAAGCGTCCTTGGATCAAAAAGAAATACCAGCAAATGCCCGAGTCCATGAACGCCCTGATTCGTTTCATGGTCTATACATTTGTCAGACCCGGTGATATTCGACAACTTAAAAATAAACATGTTGAGGTGGTGAAAGGCAGTTTCAATTATTTGCGACTGACACTGCCTGAAGTTAAGCGGCACAAAGCGCCGATGGTTAGCTTGCCTTCTGCGGTGGGTATTTACGAACGAGTTTTGCAGCGACAAAAAGAGCAGGGGTTTGGCCTGCCCGATGACTATGTGTTCTTTCCAGAAGAACGAAACCGACGGTTGATGCTTGACATCATCGGCTGGTTGTTCAATTGGATTTTGAAAGAGTTAGATCTCAAGCAAGGGCCGCATGGCACGGAGCGAACGCTTTACAGTTTGCGGCATACGGCCATCACGTTTCGATTAATTTATGGCGGCAACATTGATTTACTGACCTTGGCTAGAAACGCGCGCACATCCGTCGAAATGATCGAGAAGTTTTATGCCAGCACGCTGTCAGCAGAGATGAACATCGCTTTGCTGCATGGCAAGCGCTGATCTTGATTTCAGCCTAACGACCGAATACGCTCCACATGCGCCAACAACGAACGCATGGCCACAGGCCACAAGCGTGGTGGCACATCGTCGTAGGCTTGTCTGACCCAATCGTCCATGCTGCCTTCAGGGTGTTGTTGCATCACCTTCAAAATTTTGGCTTCGCGTTTGAGGCGATGCGCTTTGAGGTGCGTGATGCACGCACGCGCATCATGCGGCTCATTCCACAGGTTGCCCAGCACATAGCCGTGGGCGGGCAGGATGAAGTCGATGCGGTCTTGTTCACATGCGGCCAAGAGTTTGTCGAGCGAGTTCAAGTAGTCGTGCATGTTGCCGTCGGGCGGGTCGATGACGGTGGTGCTGCCGTTGAGCACGTGGTCGCCGCTGAACAACAAGCCATCTTCTTCGAGCACCAAGCACAGGTGGTTGGCTGCGTGGCCAGGGGTGTGGATGACGCGCAATGTGTGCGTGGCATCTTTGCCTTGCAACACCAAACACTCACCATCATCTAGCTCGCGGTCAGGGGTGAAGGCACTGTGCGCGCGTGCGGTGGGCTGTGAGGCGAGTCCCAAGATGGGTGGCTTGTGGCCGTGCTGTTCACACAAGGCTTGAAGCGGGGCCGCACCGGGTGAGTGGTCAGGGTGCGAGTGGGTGCACACGATGTAGCGAATGTTGCCGCCCGCAGCACGCCACAAACGGTCTAGGTGTTCGGTGTCAGCGGGGCCGGGGTCGATGGCTGCGTAGCCCGTGTCGGGGTCACCCACCAAATAGCTGTTGGTGCCCGGGCCGGTCATCACGCCGGGGTTGGGGGCGGTGAGGCGTTGCACGTTTTTCAGCAGCAGCACGGGTTGGTCGGTCACCCAATCGAGGTGGTGCAGCATTTGCCCATCGGGGCAGGTGAGGGCGAGTTCGCCGAAGGGCGCTTCGTGCTCCATGTAGCGGGCTTCTTTGCCGCCCAACCAGCCGGCGCGTGGGCAGCTGGTGAACCAAGGTTGTTCGCTGGCGCAATCGGCCAACACGCTGTCCACCGTGGCGTAGCTTTGCAGACGCTCCAGCGTGCGGATGGTGGGGTAAATGATGAAAAAGTTGCCTTCAGCGTGGCGCGCCAAGGCATCGGCAGGGCGCACCCACACGGGTTCGAATTGTTCTTTTTCGTCAGCGACGGGCGTTTGTGCATCGGGCATACGCGCCACGAGAAAGGGCACGTCAAAACGGCGAGGCAGGTCGCGGTCGGTGATCCAGTGCGCCAACACAAACACCTCGTCAGCGGCCAGTGTCAATCCGCGTGTGGCGCATTGGGGTGCAAATTTGCCTTGGGCTGCATGACGGTCCAGCGCGGCAATGTCTGTGGCGTT from Limnohabitans curvus carries:
- a CDS encoding porin encodes the protein MAITLVAIAALAATGAFAQSSVVIDGYFDRAYTVVNNTDNTKDAKSVGSNAGTTTIGIKVREDLGNGLSVGGSVNTDWNDLGGASQTATYANAQRSGFANSQSFLDVTSAKYGTVRLGTPNSFTLTNATAVAAPAFSTAIGSSYSSNFSIANGVGTSATDQIGVASASEAADAKAHAGIRSIRINNTLQYSSPVFSGFSGHLSYTPKNDNQTTSTKSGNTVGVKEFALRYTQGPIDAMYSSIKYSTGENNVVTYNMSTTNPTAGTSTTIGANLTSTQNLLGATYAVLPALKLHAGLGQFKSSNDSFKGKSSQIGATYTMGQWDVLGQVAKVTDQVATSAYDRSLKGMGVNYNFSKTARAYFRADRINYATGGNAATTGFAGDAQTRYALGVSKSF
- a CDS encoding phage integrase SAM-like domain-containing protein; protein product: MLTQTPANEDYFFIPKARNSPIKQSFSLVQGLPEKLKIFRIAGSKYWQVRFFNHGKYIAKSLKTTEKREAELLAQHFYADLKMRGVVNERGVLPVLDEMSAYIENQRLLHDLIQEVLATEQERLCRDEITLGSFLMTKGRLEGLVFDFLKTCTLRQIKTETMEAFVSFLTEKKLAPPTIVGYIALMRKLLRLLLRKELIDKHPLFPKIKSPPNSRGAFTVTEYRAILRRAKTLRGVAFTNWGDGKRPWIKKKYQQMPESMNALIRFMVYTFVRPGDIRQLKNKHVEVVKGSFNYLRLTLPEVKRHKAPMVSLPSAVGIYERVLQRQKEQGFGLPDDYVFFPEERNRRLMLDIIGWLFNWILKELDLKQGPHGTERTLYSLRHTAITFRLIYGGNIDLLTLARNARTSVEMIEKFYASTLSAEMNIALLHGKR
- a CDS encoding MBL fold metallo-hydrolase, producing the protein MVRSTQLLHPHQEPARILSAATVLLLRDGPQGLEVLMTRRSMTASFAPGAYVFPGGGIDAADALAHPHAKCRATQSDLHLTQAIAAIRESFEELGILLARHANGQMANATDIAALDRHAAQGKFAPQCATRGLTLAADEVFVLAHWITDRDLPRRFDVPFLVARMPDAQTPVADEKEQFEPVWVRPADALARHAEGNFFIIYPTIRTLERLQSYATVDSVLADCASEQPWFTSCPRAGWLGGKEARYMEHEAPFGELALTCPDGQMLHHLDWVTDQPVLLLKNVQRLTAPNPGVMTGPGTNSYLVGDPDTGYAAIDPGPADTEHLDRLWRAAGGNIRYIVCTHSHPDHSPGAAPLQALCEQHGHKPPILGLASQPTARAHSAFTPDRELDDGECLVLQGKDATHTLRVIHTPGHAANHLCLVLEEDGLLFSGDHVLNGSTTVIDPPDGNMHDYLNSLDKLLAACEQDRIDFILPAHGYVLGNLWNEPHDARACITHLKAHRLKREAKILKVMQQHPEGSMDDWVRQAYDDVPPRLWPVAMRSLLAHVERIRSLG